A DNA window from Hordeum vulgare subsp. vulgare chromosome 1H, MorexV3_pseudomolecules_assembly, whole genome shotgun sequence contains the following coding sequences:
- the LOC123427565 gene encoding zinc transporter 7-like gives MMIGVAGFRRHAGQLLSKSNGFIAASLSAASCADEVEKAEGAGCRDDAAALRLKWIAMAAILVSGVMGVGLPLAGRKRRTVETGSAVFVAAKAFAAGVILATGFVHMLHDAEHALSNPCLPAAPWRRFPFPGFVAMLAALATLVLDVLVTRFYETKHRAEVARVKADAAAALAAASTSASDEDITVVTVVQSEHKAPLLQAHSHSHAQSHGHELVQPQGREGEVSEHVRSVVVSQILEMGIVSHSVIIGLSLGVSRSPCAIRPLVAALSFHQFFEGFALGGCIAQAQFKNLSAVMMASFFAITTPTGIAAGAGLSSFYDANSPRALVVEGILDSVSAGILIYMALVDLIAADFLGGKMTGSARQQVMAYVALFLGALSMSSLAVWA, from the exons ATGATGATCGGTGTAGCAGGCTTCCGCCGGCACGCGGGCCAGCTCTTGAGTAAAAGCAACG GGTTTATTGCGGCGTCCCTGTCCGCGGCAAGCTGCGCGGACGAGGTGGAGAAGGCCGAGGGGGCGGGGTGCCGGGACGACGCGGCGGCGCTGCGGCTCAAGTGGATTGCCATGGCGGCGATACTGGTGTCCGGGGTGATGGGCGTGGGCCTACCGCTTGCCGGGCGGAAGCGGCGGACGGTGGAGACCGGCAGCGCCGTCTTCGTGGCCGCCAAGGCTTTCGcggccggcgtgatcctggccacAGGGTTCGTCCACATGCTGCacgacgccgagcacgcgctctCCAACCCCTGCCTCCCGGCTGCGCCCTGGCGCCGGTTCCCGTTCCCCGGCTTCGTCGCCATGCTCGCTGCTCTCGCCACGCTGGTGCTCGACGTCCTGGTAACCAGGTTCTACGAGACCAAGCACCGCGCCGAGGTAGCTCGGGTCAAGGCTGACGCCGCTGCCGCACTCGCCGCCGCGTCCACCTCCGCCAGCGACGAAGACATCACTGTGGTCACCGTCGTCCAGAGTGAGCACAAGGCCCCGCTCTTGCAAGCGCACTCCCATTCCCACGCGCAATCGCATGGTCACGAGCTGGTGCAACCACAAGGACGCGAGGGGGAGGTGTCAGAGCACGTGCGCTCCGTCGTGGTATCACAG ATACTGGAAATGGGGATTGTGTCGCACTCCGTGATCATTGGGCTGTCGCTTGGGGTGTCTCGGAGCCCCTGCGCAATCAGGCCATTGGTGGCAGCGCTCTCATTTCACCAGTTCTTCGAGGGGTTTGCCCTTGGTGGGTGCATCGCGCAG GCTCAGTTTAAGAACCTTTCGGCAGTCATGATGGCCTCCTTTTTTGCCATTACAACACCAACTGGTATCGCTGCTGGGGCTGGTTTGTCCTCATTTTACGACGCAAATAGCCCCAGGGCTCTAGTGGTGGAAGGCATCCTCGACTCTGTGTCGGCCGGCATACTCATATACATGGCGCTGGTGGATCTCATCGCAGCCGATTTCTTGGGTGGGAAGATGACAGGGTCGGCACGACAACAAGTGATGGCATATGTTGCGCTGTTCCTAGGTGCACTCTCCATGTCATCGCTTGCAGTCTGGGCCTGA